A genome region from Solanum pennellii chromosome 12, SPENNV200 includes the following:
- the LOC107007223 gene encoding serine carboxypeptidase-like 7 isoform X1 — protein MDGGKLILVLSYLQYVYPLFIIYLFFLPVHRTPSPHFDVSTSSVKYLPGFGFLPFQLDTGYIGVGEGEEVQLFYYFVKSESDPETDPLILWITGGPGCSSLEGLTMEFGPLHFDDMEYNGSLPTLSLNTHSWTKVASIIFLDLPVKTGFSYATTKKANQTDNLQTGEHAYQFLQKWLANHSEFLQNPIYIGGDSYSGTTVPIVVQTISNGNDAKTKPMINLKGYILGNPLTINPDELNYRIPFAHGMGLLSDDLYKALVSNCKGEYQNIATNNSACSNNVRTFNKLCEGINKEHILEPLCDSVSLKRYRSVGRKTSLYAKLHKLENSMVLPGVKCLEDWRKLSVHWANDDSVQEALHVRKGTIENWTRCRGDLSFTYNVYNVVPYHANLSAKGYRSLIYSGDHDLTIPFISTEAWIESLNYSVIDNWRKWIVNGQVAGYTKTYSNNLTFATVKGSGHVAPLWKPLECLTMLTKWISYKQL, from the exons ATGGATGGAGGAAAACTGATTTTGGTGTTGAGTTATCTACAATATGTGTATCCTCTATTTATCATTTACCTCTTTTTTCTTCCAGTGCACAGAACTCCATCTCCACACTTTGATGTATCAACTTCTTCAGTCAAGTATTTGCCTGGCTtcggttttcttccttttcaaCTAGATACTGg ATATATAGGAGTTGGTGAAGGTGAAGAAGTGCAGctgttttattattttgtgaagTCAGAGTCGGATCCTGAAACCGACCCGCTTATACTATGGATAACCGGTGGACCTGGTTGCTCTTCACTTGAAGGATTGACTATGGAATTTG GTCCTCTGCACTTTGATGATATGGAGTATAATGGTAGTTTACCTACTCTATCATTGAATACCCATTCATGGACCAAG GTGGCAAGCATAATCTTCCTAGATTTGCCAGTGAAGACAGGATTCTCTTATGCAACAACTAAAAAGGCAAATCAAACAGATAATTTACAAACTGGTGAACATGCTTACCAATTTCTTCAGAAG TGGTTGGCTAATCATTCAGAGTTCCTTCAAAATCCAATATATATTGGGGGTGACTCGTACTCTGGGACAACTGTTCCAATTGTTGTTCAAACTATATCAAATG GGAATGATGCGAAGACCAAGCCAATGATTAATCTCAAG GGTTACATACTTGGAAATCCTTTGACAATTAATCCAGATGAATTGAACTATAGGATCCCATTTGCGCATGGTATGGGACTTTTATCGGATGACCTGTACAAG GCGTTAGTGTCCAACTGTAAAGGAGAATATCAGAATATAGCTACGAACAATTCAGCTTGTTCTAATAACGTTCGGACATTCAATAAG TTATGCGAGGGAATAAATAAAGAACACATTCTAGAGCCTCTTTGTGACAGTGTTTCGCTAAAGAGATACAGATCAGTTGGCCGCAAAACATCTCTTTATGCGAAGCTCCACAAACTCGAGAATTCAATGGTGCTTCCCGGAGTTAAATGTCTT GAGGATTGGCGCAAGCTTTCTGTTCATTGGGCCAATGATGATAGTGTTCAAGAGGCTCTTCATGTTCGAAAG GGAACCATTGAAAATTGGACACGATGCAGGGGAGACTTATCTTTCACATACAATGTCTACAATGTTGTACCATATCACGCCAATCTTAGCGCCAAAGGTTATAGGTCACTTATATACAG TGGTGATCATGATTTGACTATTCCTTTTATTTCAACTGAAGCATGGATTGAATCACTAAACTACTCAGTTATTGATAATTGGCGAAAATGGATTGTAAATGGCCAAGTTGCTGG CTACACGAAGACTTACTCTAATAATTTGACATTTGCTACCGTGAAG GGATCGGGCCATGTCGCTCCTCTTTGGAAACCTTTAGAATGTCTAACCATGCTTACAAAATGGATATCTTACAAACAACTATAG
- the LOC107007223 gene encoding serine carboxypeptidase-like 13 isoform X2, translated as MDGGKLILVLSYLQYVYPLFIIYLFFLPVHRTPSPHFDVSTSSVKYLPGFGFLPFQLDTGYIGVGEGEEVQLFYYFVKSESDPETDPLILWITGGPGCSSLEGLTMEFGPLHFDDMEYNGSLPTLSLNTHSWTKVASIIFLDLPVKTGFSYATTKKANQTDNLQTGEHAYQFLQKWLANHSEFLQNPIYIGGDSYSGTTVPIVVQTISNGNDAKTKPMINLKGYILGNPLTINPDELNYRIPFAHGMGLLSDDLYKALVSNCKGEYQNIATNNSACSNNVRTFNKLCEGINKEHILEPLCDSVSLKRYRSVGRKTSLYAKLHKLENSMVLPGVKCLICLCRRIGASFLFIGPMMIVFKRLFMFERGDLSFTYNVYNVVPYHANLSAKGYRSLIYSGDHDLTIPFISTEAWIESLNYSVIDNWRKWIVNGQVAGYTKTYSNNLTFATVKGSGHVAPLWKPLECLTMLTKWISYKQL; from the exons ATGGATGGAGGAAAACTGATTTTGGTGTTGAGTTATCTACAATATGTGTATCCTCTATTTATCATTTACCTCTTTTTTCTTCCAGTGCACAGAACTCCATCTCCACACTTTGATGTATCAACTTCTTCAGTCAAGTATTTGCCTGGCTtcggttttcttccttttcaaCTAGATACTGg ATATATAGGAGTTGGTGAAGGTGAAGAAGTGCAGctgttttattattttgtgaagTCAGAGTCGGATCCTGAAACCGACCCGCTTATACTATGGATAACCGGTGGACCTGGTTGCTCTTCACTTGAAGGATTGACTATGGAATTTG GTCCTCTGCACTTTGATGATATGGAGTATAATGGTAGTTTACCTACTCTATCATTGAATACCCATTCATGGACCAAG GTGGCAAGCATAATCTTCCTAGATTTGCCAGTGAAGACAGGATTCTCTTATGCAACAACTAAAAAGGCAAATCAAACAGATAATTTACAAACTGGTGAACATGCTTACCAATTTCTTCAGAAG TGGTTGGCTAATCATTCAGAGTTCCTTCAAAATCCAATATATATTGGGGGTGACTCGTACTCTGGGACAACTGTTCCAATTGTTGTTCAAACTATATCAAATG GGAATGATGCGAAGACCAAGCCAATGATTAATCTCAAG GGTTACATACTTGGAAATCCTTTGACAATTAATCCAGATGAATTGAACTATAGGATCCCATTTGCGCATGGTATGGGACTTTTATCGGATGACCTGTACAAG GCGTTAGTGTCCAACTGTAAAGGAGAATATCAGAATATAGCTACGAACAATTCAGCTTGTTCTAATAACGTTCGGACATTCAATAAG TTATGCGAGGGAATAAATAAAGAACACATTCTAGAGCCTCTTTGTGACAGTGTTTCGCTAAAGAGATACAGATCAGTTGGCCGCAAAACATCTCTTTATGCGAAGCTCCACAAACTCGAGAATTCAATGGTGCTTCCCGGAGTTAAATGTCTT ATTTGTTTATGTAGGAGGATTGGCGCAAGCTTTCTGTTCATTGGGCCAATGATGATAGTGTTCAAGAGGCTCTTCATGTTCGAAAG GGGAGACTTATCTTTCACATACAATGTCTACAATGTTGTACCATATCACGCCAATCTTAGCGCCAAAGGTTATAGGTCACTTATATACAG TGGTGATCATGATTTGACTATTCCTTTTATTTCAACTGAAGCATGGATTGAATCACTAAACTACTCAGTTATTGATAATTGGCGAAAATGGATTGTAAATGGCCAAGTTGCTGG CTACACGAAGACTTACTCTAATAATTTGACATTTGCTACCGTGAAG GGATCGGGCCATGTCGCTCCTCTTTGGAAACCTTTAGAATGTCTAACCATGCTTACAAAATGGATATCTTACAAACAACTATAG